One Helianthus annuus cultivar XRQ/B unplaced genomic scaffold, HanXRQr2.0-SUNRISE HanXRQChr00c001, whole genome shotgun sequence genomic window carries:
- the LOC110894290 gene encoding probable receptor-like protein kinase At2g23200: protein MTTTIAKFAHLQIPLEDVVKATDNFHHDNIIGRGGLGHVYKGQLQQSGELITISALRLDRKHGGGVVEFWTELSMLSDLKHPNIVSIVGFCDEKHEKIIVTTYEAKNGSLKEHLNSPNLTWTQRLKICVGVARALSYLHYDEGRGYGVIHLNVNSSTILLDENWEPKLSGFKVSIKQSLNRMDQVVLSEPIGTIGYIDPEIGKTKGVTCKSDIYAFGVVLFEILCGRIAYIRNDANRLLAPLVMQHYENETLPDIIHPDLKNQMSGYQISVRSLIIYSETAYSCLKEERSHRPYMLNIVNRLEKALEKALKFQPRLEYFVRPFLFFCFSLGL, encoded by the coding sequence ATGACAACAACAATCGCCAAGTTTGCTCACTTACAGATCCCACTTGAAGACGTAGTAAAGGCCACCGACAACTTTCATCATGATAACATCATCGGACGCGGTGGATTGGGACATGTATACAAAGGACAACTCCAGCAGTCCGGGGAGTTGATCACGATTTCTGCGCTGAGGTTAGATCGTAAGCACGGTGGAGGAGTCGTCGAGTTCTGGACCGAACTTTCAATGCTTTCTGATCTCAAGCATCCAAATATAGTCTCTATTGTCGGATTTTGTGACGAAAAGCATGAGAAGATCATTGTGACCACGTATGAGGCCAAAAATGGAAGCCTCAAAGAGCATCTGAACAGCCCGAACCTCACGTGGACGCAAAGATTGAAGATATGTGTTGGCGTGGCTCGTGCTTTGAGTTACCTCCATTATGACGAGGGACGTGGTTATGGTGTTATACATCTTAACGTAAACAGCTCCACAATTTTATTAGACGAGAACTGGGAACCCAAGTTATCCGGTTTTAAAGTTTCCATCAAACAATCACTTAACCGAATGGACCAGGTCGTCCTTTCTGAACCTATTGGTACAATAGGGTATATTGACCCAGAAATTGGAAAGACCAAAGGTGTGACCTGCAAATCGGATATCTACGCATTCGGTGTTGTTTTATTCGAGATATTGTGTGGGAGAATAGCATATATTAGGAATGATGCTAATAGGTTACTAGCTCCATTGGTCATGCAACATTATGAAAACGAAACGTTGCCGGATATAATCCATCCCGATCTAAAGAATCAAATGTCCGGATACCAAATATCCGTAAGATCACTCATAATATACTCGGAAACGGCATATTCTTGCCTAAAGGAAGAGCGATCACATCGCCCATATATGCTCAATATTGTTAACAGACTTGAAAAAGCATTGGAGAAAGCATTGAAGTTTCAACCACGACTTGAATATTTTGTAAgaccttttttgtttttttgtttttctttaggCCTTTAG